The following are encoded in a window of Anser cygnoides isolate HZ-2024a breed goose chromosome 33, Taihu_goose_T2T_genome, whole genome shotgun sequence genomic DNA:
- the LOC106048495 gene encoding lysosomal acid glucosylceramidase-like isoform X3 — MWAQRAGVLGWLLLLQTVPRAAGLLLTLNISALYQHVKGFGGSLSDAAALNILGLSQPAQDNLLRSYFSENGIEYNLVRLPMACSDFSVRPYSYDDDVPYDYELKHFKLAEEDVKMKIPILHRALAMAKRPLSLYASPWTSPAWMKSNEDVRGKGTLKGQAGDKYHKTWANYFIKFLDEYAKHNLTFWAVTAQNEPLAALLAHPQFPTIAFTAVQQRDFVAQDLGPALAWSSHGTRLIIMDDQRIHLPAWAKAVLGNATAARYVAGVGVHWYLDSIVPASCSLEATHKLFPNHFLLYTEACSGFLTYRFSVSLGCWERGDRYSHSILTVLNHFVAGWTDWNLALDLEGGPNWVENYVDSPVIVDSSKDVFYKQPMFYHMGHFSKFIPEGSRRVGLHSSRRCLFCQLEHVALLRPDGAIVLVVLNRSAWDVPFGISDPAVGFIEAVAPASSIQTYLWRQQ; from the exons ATGTGGGCCCAGCGTGCCGGGGTCctgggctggctgctcctgctccagacggtgcccagagctgcag ggctgctgctgacgCTCAACATCTCTGCGCTGTACCAGCATGTGAAGGGCTTCGGTGGGTCTCTCTCAGATGCTGCTGCCCTCAACATCCTGGGGCTGTCGCAGCCAGCCCAGGACAACCTGCTGCGGTCCTACTTCTCCGAGAACG ggaTTGAGTACAACCTCGTCCGGCTCCCCATGGCCTGCAGCGACTTCTCCGTGCGCCCCTACAGCTACGACGATGATGTCCCCTATGACTATGAGCTGAAGCACTTCAAGCTGGCAGAGGAGGACGTGAAGATGAAG ATCCCCATCCTGCACCGAGCCTTGGCCATGGCCAAACGGCCGCTGTCCTTGTACGCGAGCCCCTGGACCTCCCCGGCCTGGATGAAGAGCAATGAGGATGTCCGCGGGAAGGGCACGCTGAAGGGGCAGGCGGGGGACAAGTACCACAAGACCTGGGCCAACTACTTCATCAA gTTCCTGGACGAATACGCCAAGCACAACCTGACCTTCTGGGCGGTGACGGCGCAGAACGAGCCCCTCGCAGCGCTCTTAGCGCACCCCCAGTTCCCGACCATCGCCTTCACCGCCGTGCAGCAGCGGGACTTCGTGGCCCAGGACCTGGGCCCTGCGCTGGCCTGGAGCTCGCACGGCACCCGGCTCATCATCATGGACGACCAGCGCATCCACCTCCCCGCCTGGGCCAAAGCG GTCCTGGGCAATGCCACCGCCGCCCGCTACGTGGCTGGCGTCGGCGTTCACTGGTACCTGGACAGCATCGtcccagccagctgcagcctggaggCCACCCACAAGCTCTTCCCCAACCATTTCCTCCTCTACACTGAGGCCTGCAGTGGTTTCCTCACCTATCGGTTCTCCGTGTcgctgggctgctgggagcgAGGGGACCGCTACAGCCACAGCATCCTGACG GTCCTGAACCACTTTGTGGCCGGCTGGACCGACTGGAACCTGGCGCTGGACCTGGAGGGGGGCCCCAACTGGGTCGAGAACTACGTGGACAGCCCCGTCATCGTGGACAGCAGCAAGGATGTCTTCTACAAGCAGCCCATGTTCTACCACATGGGGCACTTCAG caagTTCATCCCCGAGGGCTCGCGGCGCGTGGGGCTGCACAGCAGCCGCCGGTGCCTCTTCTGCCAGCTGGAGCACGTGGCACTGCTGCGCCCCGACGGCGCCATCGTCCTGGTGGTCCTCAATAG GTCTGCCTGGGATGTGCCCTTCGGGATCTCGGACCCCGCGGTCGGTTTCATCGAGGCCGTGGCTCCGGCCAGCTCCATCCAGACCTACCTGTGGCGGCAGCAGTga
- the LOC106048495 gene encoding lysosomal acid glucosylceramidase-like isoform X1 produces MWAQRAGVLGWLLLLQTVPRAAASAVPAGAQPCSPKYFGRDSMVCVCNATYCDTLDPVVLPAPGTYIKYESSKAGKRLERSEGSFQRSLRAPGLLLTLNISALYQHVKGFGGSLSDAAALNILGLSQPAQDNLLRSYFSENGIEYNLVRLPMACSDFSVRPYSYDDDVPYDYELKHFKLAEEDVKMKIPILHRALAMAKRPLSLYASPWTSPAWMKSNEDVRGKGTLKGQAGDKYHKTWANYFIKFLDEYAKHNLTFWAVTAQNEPLAALLAHPQFPTIAFTAVQQRDFVAQDLGPALAWSSHGTRLIIMDDQRIHLPAWAKAVLGNATAARYVAGVGVHWYLDSIVPASCSLEATHKLFPNHFLLYTEACSGFLTYRFSVSLGCWERGDRYSHSILTVLNHFVAGWTDWNLALDLEGGPNWVENYVDSPVIVDSSKDVFYKQPMFYHMGHFSKFIPEGSRRVGLHSSRRCLFCQLEHVALLRPDGAIVLVVLNRSAWDVPFGISDPAVGFIEAVAPASSIQTYLWRQQ; encoded by the exons ATGTGGGCCCAGCGTGCCGGGGTCctgggctggctgctcctgctccagacggtgcccagagctgcag CATCTGCTGTGCCCGCAGgcgcccagccctgcagccccaagtACTTTGGCCGTGACTCCATGGTGTGCGTGTGCAATGCCACGTACTGCGACACGCTGGACCCCGTGGTCCTGCCGGCCCCGGGAACCTACATCAAGTACGAGAGCAGCAAGGCCGGCAAGCGGCTGGAGCGCAGCGAGGGGAGCTTCCAGCGCAGCCTCCGTGCCCCAG ggctgctgctgacgCTCAACATCTCTGCGCTGTACCAGCATGTGAAGGGCTTCGGTGGGTCTCTCTCAGATGCTGCTGCCCTCAACATCCTGGGGCTGTCGCAGCCAGCCCAGGACAACCTGCTGCGGTCCTACTTCTCCGAGAACG ggaTTGAGTACAACCTCGTCCGGCTCCCCATGGCCTGCAGCGACTTCTCCGTGCGCCCCTACAGCTACGACGATGATGTCCCCTATGACTATGAGCTGAAGCACTTCAAGCTGGCAGAGGAGGACGTGAAGATGAAG ATCCCCATCCTGCACCGAGCCTTGGCCATGGCCAAACGGCCGCTGTCCTTGTACGCGAGCCCCTGGACCTCCCCGGCCTGGATGAAGAGCAATGAGGATGTCCGCGGGAAGGGCACGCTGAAGGGGCAGGCGGGGGACAAGTACCACAAGACCTGGGCCAACTACTTCATCAA gTTCCTGGACGAATACGCCAAGCACAACCTGACCTTCTGGGCGGTGACGGCGCAGAACGAGCCCCTCGCAGCGCTCTTAGCGCACCCCCAGTTCCCGACCATCGCCTTCACCGCCGTGCAGCAGCGGGACTTCGTGGCCCAGGACCTGGGCCCTGCGCTGGCCTGGAGCTCGCACGGCACCCGGCTCATCATCATGGACGACCAGCGCATCCACCTCCCCGCCTGGGCCAAAGCG GTCCTGGGCAATGCCACCGCCGCCCGCTACGTGGCTGGCGTCGGCGTTCACTGGTACCTGGACAGCATCGtcccagccagctgcagcctggaggCCACCCACAAGCTCTTCCCCAACCATTTCCTCCTCTACACTGAGGCCTGCAGTGGTTTCCTCACCTATCGGTTCTCCGTGTcgctgggctgctgggagcgAGGGGACCGCTACAGCCACAGCATCCTGACG GTCCTGAACCACTTTGTGGCCGGCTGGACCGACTGGAACCTGGCGCTGGACCTGGAGGGGGGCCCCAACTGGGTCGAGAACTACGTGGACAGCCCCGTCATCGTGGACAGCAGCAAGGATGTCTTCTACAAGCAGCCCATGTTCTACCACATGGGGCACTTCAG caagTTCATCCCCGAGGGCTCGCGGCGCGTGGGGCTGCACAGCAGCCGCCGGTGCCTCTTCTGCCAGCTGGAGCACGTGGCACTGCTGCGCCCCGACGGCGCCATCGTCCTGGTGGTCCTCAATAG GTCTGCCTGGGATGTGCCCTTCGGGATCTCGGACCCCGCGGTCGGTTTCATCGAGGCCGTGGCTCCGGCCAGCTCCATCCAGACCTACCTGTGGCGGCAGCAGTga
- the LOC106048495 gene encoding lysosomal acid glucosylceramidase-like isoform X2, producing the protein MWAQRAGVLGWLLLLQTVPRAAGAQPCSPKYFGRDSMVCVCNATYCDTLDPVVLPAPGTYIKYESSKAGKRLERSEGSFQRSLRAPGLLLTLNISALYQHVKGFGGSLSDAAALNILGLSQPAQDNLLRSYFSENGIEYNLVRLPMACSDFSVRPYSYDDDVPYDYELKHFKLAEEDVKMKIPILHRALAMAKRPLSLYASPWTSPAWMKSNEDVRGKGTLKGQAGDKYHKTWANYFIKFLDEYAKHNLTFWAVTAQNEPLAALLAHPQFPTIAFTAVQQRDFVAQDLGPALAWSSHGTRLIIMDDQRIHLPAWAKAVLGNATAARYVAGVGVHWYLDSIVPASCSLEATHKLFPNHFLLYTEACSGFLTYRFSVSLGCWERGDRYSHSILTVLNHFVAGWTDWNLALDLEGGPNWVENYVDSPVIVDSSKDVFYKQPMFYHMGHFSKFIPEGSRRVGLHSSRRCLFCQLEHVALLRPDGAIVLVVLNRSAWDVPFGISDPAVGFIEAVAPASSIQTYLWRQQ; encoded by the exons ATGTGGGCCCAGCGTGCCGGGGTCctgggctggctgctcctgctccagacggtgcccagagctgcag gcgcccagccctgcagccccaagtACTTTGGCCGTGACTCCATGGTGTGCGTGTGCAATGCCACGTACTGCGACACGCTGGACCCCGTGGTCCTGCCGGCCCCGGGAACCTACATCAAGTACGAGAGCAGCAAGGCCGGCAAGCGGCTGGAGCGCAGCGAGGGGAGCTTCCAGCGCAGCCTCCGTGCCCCAG ggctgctgctgacgCTCAACATCTCTGCGCTGTACCAGCATGTGAAGGGCTTCGGTGGGTCTCTCTCAGATGCTGCTGCCCTCAACATCCTGGGGCTGTCGCAGCCAGCCCAGGACAACCTGCTGCGGTCCTACTTCTCCGAGAACG ggaTTGAGTACAACCTCGTCCGGCTCCCCATGGCCTGCAGCGACTTCTCCGTGCGCCCCTACAGCTACGACGATGATGTCCCCTATGACTATGAGCTGAAGCACTTCAAGCTGGCAGAGGAGGACGTGAAGATGAAG ATCCCCATCCTGCACCGAGCCTTGGCCATGGCCAAACGGCCGCTGTCCTTGTACGCGAGCCCCTGGACCTCCCCGGCCTGGATGAAGAGCAATGAGGATGTCCGCGGGAAGGGCACGCTGAAGGGGCAGGCGGGGGACAAGTACCACAAGACCTGGGCCAACTACTTCATCAA gTTCCTGGACGAATACGCCAAGCACAACCTGACCTTCTGGGCGGTGACGGCGCAGAACGAGCCCCTCGCAGCGCTCTTAGCGCACCCCCAGTTCCCGACCATCGCCTTCACCGCCGTGCAGCAGCGGGACTTCGTGGCCCAGGACCTGGGCCCTGCGCTGGCCTGGAGCTCGCACGGCACCCGGCTCATCATCATGGACGACCAGCGCATCCACCTCCCCGCCTGGGCCAAAGCG GTCCTGGGCAATGCCACCGCCGCCCGCTACGTGGCTGGCGTCGGCGTTCACTGGTACCTGGACAGCATCGtcccagccagctgcagcctggaggCCACCCACAAGCTCTTCCCCAACCATTTCCTCCTCTACACTGAGGCCTGCAGTGGTTTCCTCACCTATCGGTTCTCCGTGTcgctgggctgctgggagcgAGGGGACCGCTACAGCCACAGCATCCTGACG GTCCTGAACCACTTTGTGGCCGGCTGGACCGACTGGAACCTGGCGCTGGACCTGGAGGGGGGCCCCAACTGGGTCGAGAACTACGTGGACAGCCCCGTCATCGTGGACAGCAGCAAGGATGTCTTCTACAAGCAGCCCATGTTCTACCACATGGGGCACTTCAG caagTTCATCCCCGAGGGCTCGCGGCGCGTGGGGCTGCACAGCAGCCGCCGGTGCCTCTTCTGCCAGCTGGAGCACGTGGCACTGCTGCGCCCCGACGGCGCCATCGTCCTGGTGGTCCTCAATAG GTCTGCCTGGGATGTGCCCTTCGGGATCTCGGACCCCGCGGTCGGTTTCATCGAGGCCGTGGCTCCGGCCAGCTCCATCCAGACCTACCTGTGGCGGCAGCAGTga